From the Cyanobacteria bacterium FACHB-DQ100 genome, one window contains:
- a CDS encoding DUF2834 domain-containing protein — MSGKILLALIWVGFVGYAFTLAPPNQPDTFELIKNLSMANVAGINPLIVALFNIMGFLPLAYACITFLDGRSQKIPAWLFTAASFGVGAFSLLPYLIFRKSNPTFTGQKNWFLKLMDSRITGGAIALGAIGLFLYGVTNGDWSNFVQQWQTDRFIHVMSLDFCLLCGLFPVLLQDDIKRRGLENSQAFRILSFLPFFGALMYLVLRPPTIEPSTSVSPEKVPA, encoded by the coding sequence ATGAGTGGGAAAATTCTGTTAGCGCTAATTTGGGTGGGGTTTGTTGGGTATGCGTTTACGCTTGCGCCTCCCAATCAGCCGGATACGTTTGAGTTGATCAAAAATCTTTCAATGGCGAATGTCGCGGGAATTAATCCCTTGATCGTCGCGCTGTTTAATATCATGGGCTTTTTGCCATTGGCGTATGCTTGCATTACGTTTTTAGACGGTCGATCGCAAAAGATTCCAGCGTGGCTGTTTACAGCAGCATCCTTTGGAGTGGGTGCGTTTTCGCTGTTGCCATATCTGATCTTTCGCAAATCCAATCCGACGTTTACCGGACAGAAGAACTGGTTTCTGAAGCTGATGGATTCGCGGATTACAGGCGGCGCGATCGCGCTGGGTGCGATTGGATTATTTCTCTATGGTGTGACAAATGGCGATTGGAGTAATTTTGTGCAGCAGTGGCAAACCGATCGATTCATTCATGTGATGAGTTTAGATTTTTGTTTATTGTGTGGACTATTTCCCGTGTTATTGCAAGATGACATTAAACGACGGGGTTTAGAAAATTCCCAAGCGTTTAGGATTCTGTCATTTCTGCCGTTCTTTGGAGCGTTGATGTATTTGGTACTGCGTCCACCGACGATCGAACCATCCACTTCTGTGTCCCCTGAAAAAGTCCCGGCATGA
- a CDS encoding 4'-phosphopantetheinyl transferase superfamily protein, with product MNWQTPPDELRLGDSEVHIWLTNLDAISPSFEMLSIGERSRADRFKFEQHRQRFIAGRGFLRSLLGCYLNTDPATLEFDYGAHGKPFLKHSTLQFNLAHSQHLALHAVTYDRAVGIDIEQIRVIDQVERLAQRFFLPSEAEAVQTQPDLFFQYWTCKEAFLKATGIGLSGLKEIEIDRFQLRSIPPEARSQQWQLHPITISDQFAGAIVIEQNCSQLDLRYFHIEASSTDLHALRIQDYRE from the coding sequence ATGAACTGGCAAACTCCACCGGACGAATTGAGGCTGGGCGATTCAGAGGTTCACATCTGGCTGACGAACTTAGATGCGATCTCACCCTCATTTGAGATGCTCTCGATCGGTGAACGATCGAGAGCCGATCGCTTTAAGTTCGAGCAGCATCGACAGCGATTTATTGCAGGGCGGGGATTTCTGCGATCGCTCCTCGGTTGCTATCTCAACACTGATCCCGCAACTTTAGAATTTGACTATGGCGCCCACGGAAAGCCGTTTCTCAAGCATTCAACCCTTCAGTTTAATCTGGCACATTCACAGCATTTAGCGCTTCATGCTGTCACTTACGATCGTGCAGTTGGCATTGATATTGAACAGATTCGAGTGATCGATCAGGTTGAGAGATTAGCGCAACGGTTTTTTCTACCCTCAGAAGCCGAAGCAGTTCAGACACAGCCTGATTTATTTTTTCAGTATTGGACGTGCAAAGAAGCGTTTCTCAAAGCAACAGGCATCGGGCTTTCAGGGCTGAAAGAGATAGAAATTGATCGCTTTCAGCTAAGAAGCATTCCGCCTGAAGCTCGATCGCAACAATGGCAACTGCATCCCATTACAATCAGTGATCAATTTGCAGGCGCGATCGTGATTGAGCAAAATTGTTCTCAGTTAGACCTGCGCTACTTTCACATTGAAGCGAGTTCAACAGATTTACACGCTTTACGAATTCAGGATTACAGGGAATAA
- a CDS encoding BMP family protein: MTLSAQRSLKHSALCFLLSVPVWLTACSTAPQTSTTTSSPASPVAATNENKPAKFALILSAPPTDKSWNQKAFEATQALKAKGVEVAVSESVSNSDVERVLRQYAEAGFTTIVAHSFNYGDAVFKVAKEFPNVNFAWAGGINKTATNVADYDQPFYQGAYLVGIVAAKLSKTGKLGALSGFDIPVCHAMGEAMLAGAKTVRPDVTLTSAAVGDWYDVAKAKEAALSQAETGVDYWIGCGQGPTIGQIEAAKQKGGYVTSYVGDMSSMGEKVVATNLIWNLEPLFSRMLEDTKAKKFANQYYKMGVADNVVSVEVNPAVKDKVPADQLKALEAARAKIASNELKVPFVPKK, translated from the coding sequence ATGACTTTATCTGCTCAACGATCGCTGAAACACTCGGCGCTTTGCTTCTTACTTTCTGTGCCTGTTTGGTTAACGGCTTGCTCGACCGCGCCTCAAACTTCGACCACGACTTCTAGCCCTGCTTCCCCGGTCGCCGCAACAAACGAGAACAAACCTGCAAAGTTTGCTTTAATTTTGAGCGCTCCGCCAACAGACAAATCCTGGAACCAAAAAGCCTTTGAAGCTACCCAAGCACTCAAAGCCAAAGGAGTCGAAGTGGCAGTGTCGGAGTCAGTCTCTAACTCGGATGTCGAACGAGTGCTAAGGCAATATGCAGAAGCGGGATTTACGACGATCGTCGCGCATTCTTTTAACTATGGCGATGCTGTCTTTAAGGTGGCAAAAGAGTTTCCGAATGTGAACTTTGCTTGGGCAGGTGGGATTAACAAAACTGCGACTAATGTTGCAGACTATGACCAGCCATTTTATCAAGGCGCTTACTTAGTGGGCATCGTGGCAGCAAAACTCAGCAAGACCGGGAAGCTGGGAGCGCTTTCTGGGTTTGATATTCCCGTGTGTCATGCCATGGGTGAAGCGATGTTAGCGGGGGCAAAAACCGTTCGTCCGGATGTGACATTGACCAGTGCTGCAGTGGGAGATTGGTACGATGTGGCAAAAGCCAAAGAAGCCGCATTATCACAGGCAGAAACTGGGGTAGATTATTGGATCGGCTGTGGACAAGGGCCGACGATCGGGCAAATCGAAGCCGCAAAACAAAAGGGGGGCTATGTCACAAGCTACGTCGGCGATATGTCTTCAATGGGCGAAAAAGTCGTTGCAACGAATTTGATTTGGAACTTAGAGCCACTGTTCAGCCGGATGCTCGAAGACACCAAAGCGAAGAAGTTTGCCAACCAGTATTACAAAATGGGCGTTGCTGACAATGTGGTCAGCGTTGAAGTGAATCCAGCCGTGAAAGATAAAGTGCCGGCTGATCAACTCAAGGCGTTAGAAGCGGCTCGCGCCAAGATTGCGTCTAATGAGCTGAAAGTTCCATTTGTGCCGAAGAAATAG
- a CDS encoding ABC transporter ATP-binding protein, which yields MRGITKRFPGTIANQAIDFTVRAGEIHALLGENGAGKTTLMNILCGLYTPDLGEIRLFGQSVQFRSPKAAIRAGIGMVHQHFMLVESFTVAENIVLGTTRSLMREPPQRLHTRIQGLAAQYGLKLDPAAKVWQLSVGEQQRIEILKALYHNARILILDEPTAVLTPQEAEDLSATLRSLSAQGTTIIFISHKLKEVMSLCDRVTVLRDGQTVGTVVIKDCTEKALAQMMVGREVDLSRKSQRSSKATTPALTLKDVWVMGDRSLPALRGINLTVHAGEILGIAGVDGNGQRELEEAIVGLRTVQGEIKLDGKLAHIPSDRYSMGLLTEFSIAENFVLKDIQHPPFSWKGLLRPQLIFKNAIDLIQRFLIRTPSPNVPAGKLSGGNAQKVVFARELSRDHQVLLAAQPTRGLDIGATEFVHSQLIARRDAGTAVLLISTELDEVMRLSDRIAVLYEGKIVEVLDVAQANLDRLGLLMAGRNHA from the coding sequence ATGCGCGGCATCACTAAGCGATTTCCGGGAACGATCGCGAACCAAGCGATCGACTTTACGGTAAGAGCAGGTGAGATTCACGCGCTCTTGGGTGAAAACGGTGCGGGTAAAACTACATTGATGAACATTCTCTGTGGACTCTACACGCCAGATCTGGGAGAAATTCGATTGTTTGGTCAGTCGGTGCAGTTTCGCTCTCCCAAAGCTGCGATTCGTGCTGGAATTGGCATGGTGCATCAACACTTTATGCTGGTTGAGTCGTTTACTGTGGCTGAGAACATTGTCTTGGGAACGACTCGATCGCTAATGCGAGAACCACCTCAACGCCTTCACACCAGAATTCAAGGTTTAGCGGCTCAGTATGGCTTGAAGCTTGATCCGGCGGCGAAAGTGTGGCAGTTGTCCGTGGGGGAACAACAGCGCATCGAAATTCTCAAAGCGCTTTATCACAATGCTCGAATTCTGATCTTGGATGAGCCAACCGCAGTGTTGACTCCACAAGAAGCCGAAGATTTGAGTGCAACATTACGATCGCTCTCTGCTCAAGGAACTACGATTATTTTTATCTCACACAAGCTCAAGGAAGTGATGTCCCTGTGCGATCGAGTCACGGTTCTGCGCGATGGGCAGACTGTTGGAACTGTTGTGATCAAGGACTGTACAGAAAAAGCGTTAGCGCAAATGATGGTCGGACGCGAGGTTGATTTATCACGTAAGTCACAAAGGTCGTCCAAAGCAACCACACCAGCATTAACGCTAAAAGATGTTTGGGTGATGGGCGATCGAAGTCTTCCAGCATTGCGAGGCATCAATCTAACAGTTCATGCAGGTGAGATCTTGGGGATTGCTGGTGTGGATGGGAACGGACAACGAGAACTAGAAGAAGCGATCGTCGGCTTACGAACGGTACAAGGTGAAATTAAGTTAGACGGCAAGTTAGCTCACATTCCCTCGGATCGCTATTCGATGGGATTGTTAACCGAGTTTTCGATCGCAGAAAACTTCGTTCTTAAAGATATCCAGCATCCGCCGTTTAGCTGGAAAGGTTTACTCCGCCCACAGTTGATCTTTAAGAATGCGATCGACCTCATTCAACGGTTTCTCATTCGTACCCCTTCTCCGAATGTTCCTGCTGGAAAATTGTCCGGCGGCAATGCCCAAAAAGTAGTGTTTGCAAGAGAACTATCTCGCGATCATCAAGTGCTATTAGCAGCACAACCCACACGCGGATTGGACATTGGTGCAACGGAATTTGTACATAGTCAATTGATCGCCCGGCGTGATGCAGGAACGGCTGTTTTATTGATCTCGACTGAGCTTGATGAAGTTATGCGATTAAGCGATCGGATTGCCGTGCTGTACGAAGGCAAAATTGTCGAAGTTCTGGATGTTGCACAAGCAAATCTCGATCGACTTGGACTATTAATGGCAGGGAGGAACCACGCTTGA
- a CDS encoding ABC transporter permease, with protein MGGLIALLLGAVLIQLSGANPLQAYGVMLAGAFGGFRQLTETLLKATPLLIIGLGMTIAFRCRVWNIGAEGQYYIGALLGSIVALKLPGLNAVILIPLMLMAGMLGGVIWSAIAGLLHLKRGMNLIICTLMLNYVGILLVQYAARVPLQQPDGFLPESAQFSVAAQIPTLFGTRLHLGMVLAVLLVGGVYLLLWRTPLGFQLRAVGSRLSVARCAGMKVDRSILTALLLSGALSGLAGILEVSYTYTRLKGDISDSYGFSGILVALLGQLHPIGVLIAAVLFSALMVGAQSLNVVLQIPASVAEVIQALVVLFVLAGHAISRQSESE; from the coding sequence ATGGGTGGATTGATTGCACTGTTACTGGGCGCTGTGTTGATTCAATTAAGCGGTGCGAATCCGCTCCAAGCCTACGGGGTTATGCTTGCGGGTGCATTTGGTGGCTTTCGGCAGCTCACTGAAACATTGTTAAAAGCAACGCCACTGTTAATCATTGGGTTGGGAATGACGATCGCGTTTCGCTGTCGCGTGTGGAACATTGGTGCAGAAGGACAGTATTACATTGGGGCATTGTTGGGAAGCATTGTTGCCCTGAAATTGCCGGGCTTGAATGCTGTTATTCTAATTCCATTGATGCTAATGGCTGGAATGCTGGGTGGTGTGATTTGGAGCGCGATCGCCGGACTCCTACACCTAAAGCGCGGCATGAATTTGATTATTTGCACCTTAATGCTGAACTATGTCGGAATTCTGCTGGTGCAATATGCAGCGCGGGTTCCTTTACAGCAACCGGATGGATTTTTGCCCGAATCGGCTCAGTTTAGTGTTGCAGCTCAGATTCCAACCTTGTTTGGAACCCGATTGCATTTGGGAATGGTTCTGGCGGTGTTGCTGGTGGGTGGGGTTTACCTGCTGCTGTGGCGGACTCCGCTTGGGTTTCAGCTTCGGGCAGTCGGATCACGCCTAAGTGTGGCACGTTGCGCGGGAATGAAGGTCGATCGTAGCATTCTCACAGCATTGTTACTGAGTGGCGCGCTCTCAGGACTGGCAGGCATCCTCGAAGTGAGCTACACCTACACGCGGCTAAAAGGAGATATTTCAGATAGCTATGGATTTAGTGGCATTCTCGTTGCATTGTTGGGTCAACTGCACCCGATCGGCGTTTTGATTGCTGCGGTGTTATTTTCAGCATTAATGGTTGGGGCACAGTCGCTCAATGTTGTATTGCAAATTCCCGCTTCGGTGGCAGAAGTGATTCAAGCATTAGTGGTGCTGTTTGTGCTGGCGGGTCATGCTATTTCGCGACAATCTGAATCGGAGTAA
- a CDS encoding ABC transporter permease: protein MPWEQILTWSFVVGLLTAGIRLAVPVLLAVLGEIISERSGVMNLGLEGVMLVGGLSGFIVAYQLEQAGISGADWFGLFAGLSGGAIMGLLMAVLAVRFKTDQVVTGVTLVLLGQGLTSFVFRKFSALSGTRVKGLEAWAIPGLSKIPVIGDILFNHNAIVYLTVILVILCSVFLFRTNWGLALRAVGENPAAAETSGLNVNRIRTLAVMVGSAFAGFGGAVLTVVQLNIFTEGIIAGRGWIAIALVFFSRWQPIWGLVGAVLFGVADALQYRIQAFGLRDLPYEFLLMLPYVLTLLVLLRGTVRSDTPAALGVPYFKGKR from the coding sequence ATGCCGTGGGAACAGATTTTAACCTGGAGTTTTGTCGTCGGTTTGCTGACCGCAGGCATTCGATTAGCAGTGCCTGTATTGTTAGCGGTGCTTGGAGAAATTATCTCAGAGCGATCGGGCGTGATGAATCTCGGACTCGAAGGTGTGATGCTGGTCGGAGGATTATCGGGATTCATTGTTGCCTATCAATTAGAGCAAGCCGGGATTAGCGGCGCGGACTGGTTTGGATTGTTCGCAGGGCTATCTGGAGGAGCAATCATGGGGTTGCTGATGGCGGTTTTAGCGGTTCGATTTAAGACGGATCAAGTGGTGACAGGGGTAACACTCGTATTGCTTGGACAAGGCTTAACTTCATTTGTATTTCGCAAATTTAGCGCTCTATCTGGGACGCGGGTGAAAGGCTTAGAAGCTTGGGCAATTCCGGGACTCTCAAAGATTCCAGTGATCGGAGATATTCTGTTTAATCACAACGCGATCGTCTATCTCACGGTGATCTTAGTGATTCTCTGCTCGGTTTTTCTCTTTCGCACCAATTGGGGACTGGCGTTACGTGCAGTGGGAGAAAATCCCGCAGCCGCAGAAACCTCTGGATTGAACGTCAATCGCATTCGTACTCTTGCGGTGATGGTTGGGTCAGCCTTTGCCGGGTTCGGGGGAGCTGTGCTGACGGTGGTGCAGCTCAATATCTTTACCGAAGGCATCATTGCGGGGCGGGGCTGGATTGCGATCGCGCTCGTCTTTTTCTCGCGCTGGCAACCGATTTGGGGATTAGTCGGGGCGGTGTTGTTCGGGGTTGCCGATGCGCTGCAATATCGAATTCAGGCATTCGGGTTAAGGGATCTTCCCTATGAATTTCTATTGATGCTACCGTATGTGTTGACGCTGCTCGTCTTGTTACGCGGAACTGTTCGCAGCGATACGCCTGCTGCGTTAGGTGTCCCGTACTTTAAAGGTAAACGGTAA
- a CDS encoding aromatic ring-hydroxylating dioxygenase subunit alpha, whose amino-acid sequence MVGLIAAPQKNNRSIESVLLDEWYPVARSSEIQPGTARSVQLFETDLVLWRGENTGVVAWLDRCPHRSVKLSPGTVEADTLVCPYHGLAFDAQGQCVKVPAHPNYPPPKQACTTTFPVLERYGVIFVSLGDPPADVVPFAEWDDPDYRTYLSGGHRFRCSGLRAIENFLDVAHLPFVHAGILGVPEQPVIEDYEVQTIDTGIYMRNIQIWQPDPDGTGKDGIATYDYWTLRPLMVALKKERASGQTMVLLYCVAPISEEECVGWMWGALNYAHHIPEADLVAFQDTVILQDVANLESHNPKRLPLDPQMEFHLPSDRASLAYRKWLKQSGVTYGTVR is encoded by the coding sequence ATGGTTGGATTGATCGCTGCACCTCAAAAGAACAATCGCTCGATTGAGTCGGTGTTGCTAGATGAATGGTATCCCGTCGCGCGATCGAGCGAAATTCAGCCCGGAACAGCGCGATCGGTGCAACTGTTTGAGACGGACTTGGTACTATGGCGCGGTGAAAATACTGGGGTCGTGGCATGGCTCGATCGTTGTCCCCATCGCAGCGTTAAGCTCTCTCCCGGAACGGTCGAAGCAGATACTTTAGTATGTCCTTATCATGGACTCGCCTTTGATGCTCAAGGGCAATGTGTCAAAGTTCCAGCGCATCCGAACTATCCCCCGCCCAAGCAAGCCTGCACCACAACCTTCCCGGTACTGGAGCGATATGGCGTAATTTTTGTTTCATTGGGCGATCCGCCTGCCGATGTTGTCCCTTTTGCAGAATGGGATGATCCAGACTATCGCACTTATCTAAGCGGCGGACACCGATTTCGCTGTAGTGGATTAAGAGCGATCGAAAACTTTCTGGATGTGGCACATTTGCCGTTTGTTCATGCGGGGATCTTAGGTGTGCCCGAACAGCCTGTGATCGAAGACTACGAAGTTCAGACGATCGACACCGGCATTTACATGAGAAACATTCAAATCTGGCAACCTGATCCCGATGGCACAGGCAAAGACGGGATTGCGACCTACGACTATTGGACGCTTCGACCGTTAATGGTTGCTCTGAAGAAAGAAAGAGCGAGTGGGCAAACAATGGTGCTGCTTTACTGTGTCGCTCCGATTTCCGAAGAAGAGTGTGTCGGATGGATGTGGGGCGCTTTGAACTATGCTCATCACATTCCAGAAGCAGACCTTGTGGCATTTCAAGACACTGTAATCTTGCAAGATGTCGCGAACCTGGAATCCCACAACCCAAAGCGGCTCCCGCTTGATCCGCAGATGGAATTTCATCTGCCGAGCGATCGTGCTTCTTTGGCGTACCGCAAGTGGTTGAAACAGAGCGGTGTCACTTATGGAACCGTGCGCTAA
- a CDS encoding PAS domain-containing protein: MLHSPDISKAFVRITESLAQRSSRTPNFQAENRALQILAQQLAGDARSLLKTLTHLAIELCQADAVGISLLEDTMFRWVSISGTLSHWEAQTVAVDLSPCGTTVRTRQPQLYTCPEIYFSDLCHLDRPLAEVLLIPLFADQQVLGTIWTVTHDLDRHFDLEDLRILTNLSGFISAALANLRVRQTAEELLQREQAFNKAANRAIDILESTTDCFVSLDHDWRITYVNQATAKLNALSPAEMIGKTHWEMWSWSAGTIVEHNYRQAVATQTPAHFEVLYEPLEMWLEIHAYPSIDGLNLFFRNISDAKHREVERKRAELLLSQQYAEIEAIYNTAPIGLAVLDLNYRFVRLNPKLAEIDGRSVEDHLGRSIREIVPAIADQLESIFQQLLATGETVLNLEISGETPSQPGQQRVWLGSWFLLRDSNGESIGINAVVQEITSRKQSEAKLSESEERLRMALVAANQGLYDLNVQTGETIVSPEYAQMLGYDLETFCETNAAWRERLHPDDWEAVSRNYEDYLSGQRSDYRVEFRQRTRSGNWKWILSLGKIVAWDADGRPLRMLGTHTDIDDRKAAEAEREQLLLREQAAREEAERANRIKDEFLAVLSHELRTPLNPILGWSKLLQTGKLDADRTRQALVTIERNAQLQTQLIDDLLDVSRILRGKLTLNAQPVNLKTVLEAAIETVRLAAEAKSIQIKTAFDGIGIVLGDSGRLQQVVWNLLTNAVKFTPPHGRVKVELTATVTQAQIQVIDTGKGIAPGFLPQVFEQFRQADSSTTRRFGGLGLGLAIARQLVELHGGTIAAASPGEEQGATFTVCLPLASAFAIASCPGGFTAPNSPTSGSLAGVRVLLVDDETDARELAQFILQQAGAIVLSTASATVALQILQGATVDLLISDIGMPDCNGYQLLKAIRSRGHQFPAIALSAYAGELNQAKSHQAGFQQHLSKPLDPALLITAITTCLYPAS; this comes from the coding sequence GTGCTGCATTCGCCTGACATCAGTAAAGCCTTCGTTCGCATTACCGAGAGCCTAGCACAGCGCTCCTCAAGAACACCAAATTTTCAAGCAGAAAATCGGGCACTGCAAATCCTGGCGCAACAACTTGCAGGAGATGCTCGATCGCTGCTCAAAACCCTGACCCATCTGGCGATCGAACTCTGTCAAGCCGATGCCGTTGGAATCAGCCTGCTCGAAGACACTATGTTTCGATGGGTGTCGATTTCAGGAACCCTCAGCCATTGGGAGGCTCAAACTGTCGCCGTCGATTTGAGTCCCTGTGGCACAACCGTCCGAACTCGGCAACCGCAGTTGTATACCTGCCCGGAAATCTATTTCTCCGACCTATGTCATCTCGATCGTCCACTGGCTGAAGTGCTGTTGATTCCTTTGTTTGCCGATCAGCAAGTCCTTGGCACTATTTGGACGGTTACCCATGATCTTGATCGTCATTTCGACCTCGAAGACCTGCGCATTTTGACCAATCTCTCTGGCTTTATCAGTGCAGCGTTAGCGAACCTAAGAGTTAGACAAACCGCTGAGGAACTCCTTCAGCGCGAACAAGCCTTTAACAAAGCTGCAAATCGAGCGATCGACATTCTCGAAAGCACAACGGATTGCTTTGTGTCCCTCGATCACGATTGGCGCATTACCTATGTGAATCAAGCCACCGCAAAACTCAATGCGCTCTCCCCGGCTGAGATGATCGGGAAGACGCACTGGGAAATGTGGTCTTGGTCGGCTGGAACTATTGTCGAACACAACTATCGTCAAGCGGTTGCAACTCAAACTCCGGCGCACTTTGAGGTGCTGTATGAACCCCTGGAGATGTGGTTAGAGATTCATGCTTATCCCTCGATCGACGGTCTCAATCTATTCTTTCGCAACATCAGCGATGCAAAGCACCGCGAAGTGGAACGCAAACGAGCGGAACTGCTTTTAAGCCAACAATATGCCGAAATTGAAGCGATTTACAACACGGCTCCGATCGGCTTGGCGGTTCTAGATCTTAACTATCGCTTTGTGCGCCTCAACCCGAAGTTGGCGGAAATTGACGGACGGTCTGTGGAAGATCATTTAGGTCGATCGATACGCGAAATTGTGCCTGCCATTGCCGACCAATTAGAATCCATCTTTCAGCAGCTCTTAGCGACCGGAGAGACGGTGTTAAATCTCGAAATTAGCGGCGAAACTCCCTCGCAACCCGGACAGCAGCGCGTCTGGCTGGGAAGCTGGTTTCTGCTGCGTGATTCAAACGGTGAGAGTATTGGCATCAATGCAGTCGTGCAGGAAATCACCAGCCGTAAGCAGTCCGAAGCAAAGCTGAGTGAAAGTGAAGAACGCCTACGTATGGCGCTGGTGGCTGCTAATCAAGGTCTGTATGATCTGAACGTGCAGACCGGAGAAACGATCGTCTCTCCCGAATATGCTCAGATGCTTGGTTACGATCTAGAAACGTTCTGCGAAACGAATGCGGCGTGGCGAGAACGGCTGCACCCGGACGATTGGGAAGCCGTGAGCCGAAATTACGAAGACTATCTCTCTGGTCAACGCAGCGACTATCGCGTTGAATTTCGCCAACGGACACGATCGGGCAATTGGAAGTGGATTCTATCGCTCGGCAAAATTGTCGCTTGGGATGCCGATGGACGACCCCTGCGAATGCTGGGAACGCATACGGATATCGACGATCGCAAAGCTGCCGAAGCCGAACGCGAACAGCTTCTACTGAGAGAACAAGCTGCCAGAGAAGAAGCCGAACGCGCAAACCGCATCAAAGACGAATTTCTCGCTGTCCTCTCTCACGAACTCAGAACCCCGCTGAATCCGATTCTCGGCTGGAGCAAACTGTTGCAAACCGGAAAACTCGATGCAGATCGAACCCGGCAAGCTCTCGTCACGATCGAGCGCAATGCTCAACTGCAAACCCAACTGATCGATGATTTGCTCGATGTCTCGCGGATTTTGCGCGGCAAACTGACTTTAAATGCTCAGCCCGTGAACCTAAAAACCGTGCTCGAAGCGGCGATCGAAACCGTTCGCCTCGCCGCCGAAGCCAAATCAATTCAGATCAAAACTGCATTCGATGGGATTGGTATAGTTCTCGGCGATTCGGGGCGATTACAGCAAGTCGTCTGGAACCTGCTAACCAATGCGGTGAAATTTACCCCGCCGCACGGACGAGTCAAAGTCGAACTGACAGCAACCGTAACTCAGGCTCAAATCCAGGTCATCGATACCGGGAAGGGCATTGCTCCTGGATTTTTACCACAGGTTTTTGAGCAATTTCGACAAGCGGATTCTTCCACCACGCGCCGATTTGGAGGGCTAGGCTTGGGGCTGGCGATCGCTCGTCAATTGGTCGAACTGCATGGCGGCACGATCGCAGCCGCAAGTCCCGGAGAAGAACAAGGCGCAACCTTCACCGTTTGCCTGCCGCTGGCTTCAGCGTTTGCGATCGCGTCGTGCCCCGGAGGGTTCACCGCTCCAAACTCACCAACTTCAGGCTCTCTCGCAGGAGTCCGAGTCTTACTGGTCGATGATGAAACGGATGCACGAGAGCTCGCACAGTTTATTTTGCAGCAAGCGGGCGCGATCGTCTTGAGTACAGCATCGGCAACTGTGGCGCTACAAATTCTGCAAGGAGCGACTGTTGATCTACTGATAAGTGATATTGGAATGCCCGACTGTAATGGCTATCAACTACTCAAAGCCATTCGCTCTCGTGGGCATCAATTTCCTGCGATCGCGCTTTCTGCTTACGCAGGAGAACTCAATCAAGCGAAATCGCATCAGGCAGGATTTCAGCAGCATCTCTCGAAACCGCTTGATCCAGCTTTACTGATTACTGCCATCACTACCTGCTTGTATCCTGCTTCATAA